The nucleotide sequence TTGTACAGATTCGGGATCATCAGCAGGAGGCCCTGCGACGCGGTGAACGAGCTGGCGAGCGCGCCCGATTGCAGCGCGCCGTGGAGCGCGCCGGCGGCGCCGCCCTCCGACTGCATTTCCACCACTTCGGGCACATGGCCCCAGAGGTTGGTTTTGTGCTTTGCGGCCCACTCATCGACCCACTCGCCCATGGGCGAGGACGGGGTGATGGGATAGATCGCAAACAGCTCGCTTAGACGGTAAGCCACGGACGCGACGGCTTCGTTCGCATCAAGCGTGGCAGTGGTGACGGGGCGTGGACTGATCACCCGGTCAGCATAGCGGAGATGCGGGCGCTTGCCCCCGCAGCAGTTGCCGAGAGCCATGCATATCTTGGCTGATCCCGCGGCCCGGCCCTGCATTGACCCGATCCGCATTAGCTGTCTGCGTATCCGCCTGCCCCCCATCCCCATGCCCCAACGCCTGCTTTGCCTGCTCCTGCTCGTGACGGCCCTGCGCGCCGCCGACACCCCGATCAGCCCCGTCCCTTCGCCCGCCGATTTCCGCGTGGCCACCATCCAGGTGCGCATCGCACCCGATCACCGCGATTGGACCTACCGGCTGGGTGAACCGGCCAAGTTCCGCATCATGGTCACCGCGGACAACACCCCGGTGGACCAGGCCACGGTCACCTACTCGGTTGGGCCGGAAATGATGCCGGTGGCCACGCAGACCGCCCTGGTGCCGCTCGACGGTCTGGTGGTGGACGGCGGCACCCTGCACACGGGCGGCTTCATCCGCTGCAAGGCCTCGGTGGAGTTCGCCGGCCGCACCTACCAGGGCGTAGGCACGGCCGCCTTCGCGCCGGAGACCATCCGGCCCGTGCAAACCGACCCGGCCGACTTCGATGCCTTCTGGCAGAAGGGCAAGGACGAGCTCGCGCAGATCCCGGTCGAGGCCAAGGTGACGCTCCTGCCCGACGCCTGCACCGACACCGTGAACGTGTATCACGTCGGCATCCGCACCGTGGGCCGTTCCTGGGCGGCCGCCGGCCGCGTCTACGGCATCCTCACCGAGCCGAAGGCCCCGGGTCGCTACCCGGCCGTCCTGATGGTGCCCGGCGCCGGGGTGCGCCCTTACCCCGGCAACACCGACCTGGCCGCCCGCGGCGTGATCGTGCTCGAGATCGGCATCCACGGCCTGCCCGTCAACCTCGCTAAGGAAGTCTACGACCAGCTGCACGCCGGCGCCTTGAACGGCTACCAGACTTTCAACCTCGATGACCGCGACACTTACTACTATCGCCGGGTCTACCTGAATTGCATCCGCGCCAATGATTTTCTGGTCGCGCGCCCGATGTGGAACGGCCGGGACCTCCTCGTGACCGGCGCCAGCCAGGGCGGCCTGCTCTCCATCGTGACCGCCGCGCTCGACCCGCGCGTCACGGGCCTGGCCGCGATCCATCCCGCGCTCTGCGACGTCGCCGGCCCGCTCCACGGCCGCGCCGGCGGCTGGCCCCACCCCTTCAAACCGGCGGACGACGGCACGCCCTCGGCCCTGGCCACGCCGGCCAAGATCGCCACGCTCACCTACTACGACGCGGTGAACTTCGCCCGCCGCCTGAAGGTGCCCGGCTTCTACATCTGGGGCTACAACGATGAGGTCTGCCCGCCGACCTCCACGTTCGCCGCCTATAACATCATCACCGCGCCCAAGACCCTCGCTGTCCAGCCGGAGCAGGCCCACACCTACCCGGCGGAACAGGGGGAGGCGGTCAACCGCTGGCTGCTGCGCACGCTGAAGTTAAACTAAACCCCTCCCCCGTCCGAGTCTCAATTTCGCAACAAGGATTCTCATTACCTTGCGGCAGGCCCGCCGCTAAGATGACGATTCCCGGTCTTCAACCGCCTCCCCTACCCCCGTCCTCCTGATGTCCTTCTCCACCGATTTCACCTGGGGCGCCGCCGCCGCCGCCTACCAAATTGAAGGCGCCGTCGCCGAAGACGGCCGCGCGCCCTCCATTTGGGACATCCACACCCACCAGCCCGGCCGCATCTTCGAAGGTCACACCGGTGACACCGCGTGCGACCACTACCATCGGTATGCGGAGGATGTCGCCCTCCTGAAGAATCTCGGCGTCAAGGCCTACCGCCTGTCCATCGCCTGGCCCCGCGTCATCCCGCAGGGCACCGGCAAGCCGAACCCCAAGGGCCTGGCCTTCTACGACAAGCTCTTCGACGAACTCCTCGCCGCCGGCATCACGCCCTGGGTCACGCTCTTCCACTGGGACCTGCCCAACGCGCTCCAACGCCGCGGCGGTTTCTCGAACCGCGACATGGTCGAGTGGTTCGGCGACTACGCCGCCCTCATGGCGGATCGCTACGGCGACCGGGTGAAGAACTGGATCACCTTCAACGAGCCGCCCTGCACCGTCGGCCTCGGCTTGCTCGACGGCGTCTTCGCCCCTGGTTACAAGCTCCCGCACAGCGAGTGCCTGCTCGCCGCCCACCACCTGCTGATGGCCCACGGCCGCGGCGTCCAGGCCCTCCGCGCCGGCTGCGACGGCAAGATCAAGGTCTCGATCGCCCACACCGCCCGCGAACGCATCCCCGCCACCGGCAGCAAGCGCGACATCGAGGCCGCCCGCCGCGACTACTTCGCCAGCACCAACCGCGACATGTGGAACCTCTCCTGGTGGGCCGACCCCATCATGTTCGGGCGCTACCCCGAGGACGGCCTCAAGGCCTTCGGCGCCGAGGTGCCCGAGATCCGCACCGGTGACATGAAGCTGATCTCCCAGAAGGTCGACCTGCTCAGCTACAATTGCTACACCGGCAACCGCTACCGCGCCGCCGCGGGCGGCACGACCGAAAAGGTCCCCGACAGCTGGGGCATCGGCAACCCCCGCGGCACGCTCCCGTGGCTGCAGGTCGCCCCCGACGCCCTCTACTGGGCCGCCAAGTTCCAGACCGAGCGTTACGGCCTGCCGATCGCCTTTTCGGAAAACGGTTTTTGCAACACCGACTTCGTCCACCTCGACGGCAAGGTGCACGACTCGCAACGCATCGACTTCCTCAGCCGCTACCTCGCGGGCCTCAAGCGCGCCGCCGCCGAGGGCGTGCCGGTCGCCGGCTACTTCTACTGGTCCATCCTCGACAACTTCGAGTGGTGCGAGGGCTACAAGGACCGCTTCGGCCTCATCCACGTCGACTACCAGACCCAGAAACGCACGCCCAAGGATTCCTACTACTGGTACCGCGACGTCATCCGCCGCAACGGCGCCACCCTCTGACGGCCCACCCGCCACTTTCCCCCGCCTCCCCGTCCATGAAACTGAAGATCCACGCCCCCGCGCTTCCGAACATCCCCTGGCAGCCCCGCCCGAAGGGCAACACCGACCTGCTCTGGCGTTACAGCAAGAACCCCGTCGTCGGCCGCCGCCCGCTCCCGCACGTCACCGGCATCTACAACAGCGCCGTCGTTCCGTGGAAGAAGGGCTTCATCGGCGTGTTCCGCACCGAGGGCATGTCCCGCGTCCCGCACCTGCACGTCGGCCGCAGCCCCGACGGCCTCAAGTTCACCTTCGAGCCCAAACCGATCGTCCTCACGAACGCCGACCCCGAGGTCACCCGCTTCGAATACGCCTACGACCCGCGCGTGACGCTCATCGACGGCGTCTACTACGTCACCTGGTGCAACGGCTACCACGGTCCGACCATCGGCATCGCCAAGACCACGGACTTCGTGAACTTCGAGCAGGTCGAGAACGCCTTCCTGCCCTACAACCGCAACGGCGTGCTCTTCCCCCGCAAGGTCAACGGCAAGTACCTCATGCTCAGCCGGCCCTCCGACACCGGCCACACGCCCTTCGGCGACATCTTCACCAGCGAGAGCCCCGACCTCGTCCACTGGGGCAAACACCGCCACGTCCTCGGCAAGGGTTGGCCCTGGTTCCAGGGCACGAAGATCGGCGCCGGTCCTTCGCCCATCGAGACCAGCGAGGGCTGGCTGCTCATCTATCACGCCGTCACGGGCACCTGCAACGGCTTCGTCTACTCCATCAGCGCCATGCTGCTCGACCTCGACCAGCCGTGGAAGGTCATCGCGTCGGCCAACCAGGCCCTGCTCTGCCCCGAGGCGGAGTATGAGCTCTCCGGTTTCGTCCCCGGCGTGTGTTTCCCGGTCGGTGCCCTCTGCGACGCCGCCACCGGCCGCCTGGCGCTCTATTATGGCGCCGCCGACACCTTCACCGCGCTCTGCTTCGGCAACGTCGAGGACATCGTCCGGTTCGTGAAGGAAAATCCCCTCCAGAAATGAGCCCCGGGGCGGTCATCACGACCGCCCTTTGTTTTATGCCGCCGAGGAGAATCTCCACCCCAGGTTCGCCCACGTGGGAGGGACTTTGTATCCCGACCAGCACCACGCTGCGTTCACGCCCCGTCGCGGCGTAAAGCCGCTCCCACCCTCCCCTTTCTGGCCGACGCCCCGTGTCCACCCTCTCCCTCGCCTCCGCCCGCTGGCAGTTCCGCGATGCGACAGAGCAAACGCCCTGGCGCGCCGCCACCGTGCCGGGCTGCGTGCACACCGACCTGCGCCGGCAC is from Lacunisphaera limnophila and encodes:
- a CDS encoding acetylxylan esterase; the encoded protein is MPQRLLCLLLLVTALRAADTPISPVPSPADFRVATIQVRIAPDHRDWTYRLGEPAKFRIMVTADNTPVDQATVTYSVGPEMMPVATQTALVPLDGLVVDGGTLHTGGFIRCKASVEFAGRTYQGVGTAAFAPETIRPVQTDPADFDAFWQKGKDELAQIPVEAKVTLLPDACTDTVNVYHVGIRTVGRSWAAAGRVYGILTEPKAPGRYPAVLMVPGAGVRPYPGNTDLAARGVIVLEIGIHGLPVNLAKEVYDQLHAGALNGYQTFNLDDRDTYYYRRVYLNCIRANDFLVARPMWNGRDLLVTGASQGGLLSIVTAALDPRVTGLAAIHPALCDVAGPLHGRAGGWPHPFKPADDGTPSALATPAKIATLTYYDAVNFARRLKVPGFYIWGYNDEVCPPTSTFAAYNIITAPKTLAVQPEQAHTYPAEQGEAVNRWLLRTLKLN
- a CDS encoding GH1 family beta-glucosidase, with the protein product MSFSTDFTWGAAAAAYQIEGAVAEDGRAPSIWDIHTHQPGRIFEGHTGDTACDHYHRYAEDVALLKNLGVKAYRLSIAWPRVIPQGTGKPNPKGLAFYDKLFDELLAAGITPWVTLFHWDLPNALQRRGGFSNRDMVEWFGDYAALMADRYGDRVKNWITFNEPPCTVGLGLLDGVFAPGYKLPHSECLLAAHHLLMAHGRGVQALRAGCDGKIKVSIAHTARERIPATGSKRDIEAARRDYFASTNRDMWNLSWWADPIMFGRYPEDGLKAFGAEVPEIRTGDMKLISQKVDLLSYNCYTGNRYRAAAGGTTEKVPDSWGIGNPRGTLPWLQVAPDALYWAAKFQTERYGLPIAFSENGFCNTDFVHLDGKVHDSQRIDFLSRYLAGLKRAAAEGVPVAGYFYWSILDNFEWCEGYKDRFGLIHVDYQTQKRTPKDSYYWYRDVIRRNGATL
- a CDS encoding glycoside hydrolase family 130 protein, whose product is MKLKIHAPALPNIPWQPRPKGNTDLLWRYSKNPVVGRRPLPHVTGIYNSAVVPWKKGFIGVFRTEGMSRVPHLHVGRSPDGLKFTFEPKPIVLTNADPEVTRFEYAYDPRVTLIDGVYYVTWCNGYHGPTIGIAKTTDFVNFEQVENAFLPYNRNGVLFPRKVNGKYLMLSRPSDTGHTPFGDIFTSESPDLVHWGKHRHVLGKGWPWFQGTKIGAGPSPIETSEGWLLIYHAVTGTCNGFVYSISAMLLDLDQPWKVIASANQALLCPEAEYELSGFVPGVCFPVGALCDAATGRLALYYGAADTFTALCFGNVEDIVRFVKENPLQK